From a region of the Phragmites australis chromosome 21, lpPhrAust1.1, whole genome shotgun sequence genome:
- the LOC133902952 gene encoding uncharacterized protein LOC133902952 codes for MPKPHHAASSPPPPPLALLPPRHCPLAAALLALLSVFLATALWLLLVLYPSQGATPVAARSGLSDAAVVADPDAASPLALGHIVFGIAGSAHLWPRRREYVRLWWDPTAMRGHVWLDAGAPAAPGPSAPWEGSLPLIRVSEDTSRFRYTNPTGHPSGLRIARIATEAVRLVGGVGARWVVLVDDDTVLCADNLVAVLGKYDWREMVYVGAPSESHSANTYFSHSMAFGGGGVALSFPLAAALARTLDVCIERYPRLYGSDDRLHACITELGVPLSREYGFHQWDIRGNAHGLLATHPIAPFISIHHAEFVDPIYPGLSSLESLELFTKAMKMEPMSFLQRSICYDQSQKLTFAISLGYAVEVYPNVLLPRELERSERTYIAYNRMSQRNEFDFDTRDVQKSLCKKPILFFLKDVWKDGNTTRGSYIRSSGRDDLKRKVFCFRSPPLPDIDEIQVSASPLSKRWHLAPRRLCSALKGSISGTLFLFVRQCERGTFGSASDSL; via the exons ATGCCCAAGCCTCACcacgccgcctcctcgccgccgcccccgccgctcGCGCTCCTCCCGCCGCGGCACTGCCCGCTAGCCGCCGCGCTGCTGGCGCTGCTCTCGGTGTTCCTCGCCACCGCGCTCTGGCTCCTCCTCGTGCTCTACCCGTCCCAGGGGGCCACACCCGTCGCCGCGCGCTCCGGGCTGTCGGATGCGGCGGTGGTCGCTGACCCCGACGCGGCCTCGCCGCTCGCGCTCGGACACATCGTCTTCGGCATCGCGGGCTCCGCGCACCTCTGGCCGCGCCGCCGCGAGTACGTCCGCCTGTGGTGGGACCCAACCGCGATGCGCGGCCACGTCTGGCTCGACGCGGGTGCGCCCGCCGCGCCGGGGCCCAGCGCCCCCTGGGAGGGCTCCCTCCCGCTGATCCGGGTGTCCGAGGATACCTCGCGGTTCAGGTACACGAATCCCACGGGCCACCCGTCGGGCCTCCGGATCGCGCGCATTGCGACCGAGGCTGTGCGGCTCGTCGGCGGCGTGGGCGCGCGGTGGGTCGTGCTCGTCGACGACGACACCGTGCTGTGCGCGGACAACCTGGTCGCCGTGCTCGGCAAGTACGATTGGAGGGAGATGGTGTACGTCGGGGCGCCGTCAGAGAGCCACTCCGCGAACACTTACTTCAGCCACAGCATGGCGttcggaggcggcggcgtcgcgctcagcttccccctcgccgccgcgctcgcgcGGACGCTCGACGTGTGCATCGAGAGGTACCCCAGGCTGTATGGAAGCGACGACCGCCTCCATGCCTGCATTACAGAGCTCGGCGTGCCCCTATCCCGCGAGTATGGATTTCACCAG TGGGATATCAGAGGCAATGCTCATGGTTTATTGGCGACTCATCCAATTGCTCCTTTCATCAGTATCCACCATGCGGAGTTTGTGGATCCCATATACCCAGGACTGAGCTCTCTTGAGAGTTTGGAGCTCTTTACTAAGGCTATGAAAATGGAACCCATGAGCTTCCTGCAGCGTTCAATTTGTTACGATCAAAGCCAAAAGCTTACATTTGCTATCTCGTTGGGCTATGCTGTTGAAGTATACCCCAatgttcttcttcctcgcgAATTGGAGCGATCGGAACGGACTTACATTGCTTATAATAGGATGAGTCAGAGAAACGAATTCGATTTTGACACTAGGGATGTTCAAAAGTCTTTGTGCAAGAAACCAATCTTATTTTTCTTGAAGGATGTATGGAAGGATGGAAACACAACCAGGGGCTCTTACATACGATCAAGTGGTAGGGATGACCTCAAAAGAAAGGTGTTTTGCTTCCGGTCACCCCCTTTACCTGACATAGATGAGATCCAAGTTTCTGCATCTCCACTAAGCAAGCGCTGGCATCTG GCACCAAGAAGGTTATGCAGTGCACTTAAGGGATCTATTAGTGGTACTCTGTTTCTGTTTGTTCGGCAATGTGAACGTGGGACTTTTGGCTCAGCTTCTGATTCTCTATGA